From Anastrepha obliqua isolate idAnaObli1 chromosome 3, idAnaObli1_1.0, whole genome shotgun sequence:
TGAACTTCCGCACTTGAACAAGTGTTTGGAGAAAAATGGCATAAATTCATCTAATTTCACTTTAGTTTTCAGAGATCTTTGAATTTTAGCTCTGATAATAAACACTTCCACCTTCCTTCTTCACTGTACGATAAGAAATAAAGCCAAGTTTGGTAATCTTCTTAGTCGCTCAGGAATAACAGTCGCGTGTACGGACGAGACCTCTTGCAACATTGAAAGTCGTGCAACAGCATTAGAAGAATAAATGAAGGCAAAAGTAAATATCTGAAGATCTCGCGCGCGAAGAGAGGCAAACCCCTCAAGACATCAAAATCGGCACATTTACCTTTGAGGGCACTCAACACTTCAAATAATTGgaagtgttaataaaaaaattacaacagtTGCCACAACGCAATACAAAGCACATGACGCCCACACTAAATTCCTGAAGCTTAAACTGCTAACATGTGAATGCATATTCCGCCTCTACCACTGAATAATACTGCCGGCGCTGTCGTACGGCTACGAGTGCTGGACAATGACAAGCAAAGACGAAACAAGCTGAAGAGTGTTCGAGCGAAAAGTGCTCCGTAGGGTGTTTGGCCCCATACGCTGCAACGACGGAATGTCCGAATGCGCTACAACGAAGAGTTGCTGAACTTATAACTAGAGAATATGTCGTTAAAGAAGATGTCGTGAAGAAGATGTCGTTAAACACATTAAATCCCACGGGCTTCGATGGTTAGTAAGCACTGTGCGTAGAGGACAGCCGCCCTCAAGAATCCTTTCTAACAACAAACTCCCTAGCGACCCAAGCCCGAGGACGTTCAAGGATAACCTGGCTTGTCTAAGTTATAGCCGACATGAAGAAACTCCGAGTTAGGAGCTGGAAGTCTATTGCACCGAACCGTTCAGATTGGAAGGATATTGTGGACAAAGCTAATGCTCAACCAGAGCTGTAATCGctacttgatgatgatgatgaataaataatttattgaaatttttatatgttttcctTAATATTTCTATTACAACACCATTTCACTgctttagagtgtcaaatttcAGTTGTCACTGAATACAGAACCTTTTATAATTGAATTAACGTAGATGATCCTTAGTTTGGTGTTGCTTGCGTGCAAAATTGATCTCATCATTGATCAAAGCTTCGACTGCGTATATGTGAAAAATCGGACGTCAAAACGGTCATAATGTTAGGGTTCGCTCCTATTGAAAGATGAAGTTCTCGGTGAAAAATTCTATATATAAAAAGGTTCATTTACACACTTTAACTTAtggaatatttgcatattttaggAAAACTACCGAGATACGACCGAGAGTACACGAATTCcatcaaagcaaaacaaatgtgGAAGAGCTGTTTTAAGCAAACGTATTTTCAATGGAAAAGAAACAGATATCGATGAGTTTCCTTGGACAGCATTGCTAGTGTACACTAATGGTAactaataaatacaattttataaaaaaagaaaacaataaaaaaaatatatacaaatatcccTACAGACTACGACAAAGTGGACTTTTTATGTGGCGGTGCTCTGATTAGTAGGAATTACGTTCTCACCGCTGCACATTGCGCAGACGGTTATATTGCTGAGGATTTCTTGCTCAAAAGTGTTCGCCTAGGCGAATGGAACACTAGAACAAAGAGAGATTGCCAAGAAGACAACAGAGGCCAAGAGTTATGTGCACTACCGCATCGAGATGTAGACGTGCAGAGAATAACAATTCATCCACATTACAATTCTGGAACCCTGACCAATGATATTGCATTGTTGCGCCTAGCGGAATATGTTGATTTGACAgattttattaatgtcatatgTCTTCCGTTGGAGGCGAGCCTACAATCGGAGCTCCACGTAGGTGCCGCTGCAGTAGTCGCTGGTTGGGGAACAACTGAAACGAGTCGACATAGTTCAGTAAAATTGAAAACTACTATTACAGTGCTGAATTCCACACAATGTGGTGTGAAAAAAGCTCGTCGGCGTATTACAATTAGCGATAAGCAAATGTGCGCAACGGGCAATCGTTCCGACTCCTGCTATGGCGATTCAGGTGGTCCACTTATGCTGACAGAGTCACAAAATGACGAGGTTTCTTATTACTTGATTGGCTTGGTTTCGTATGGCACTGGCGAATGCGGACAAAAGGATACGCGTGGTATTTACACACGCGTCGGAGCATATGTGGATTGGATAGAAGACACTATGACGAAATAATTCTCATATAATATTAATGTAATATTACTGCTATGCTACTCATAGACacgatttttacaatataaaattgtgCTGGTCCAAAAAATGCCTTTTTCCAATCATATATGATAAGTGATGTCTAGGGAATGTGGTTTAGAATATTGTGCAAAAGGAGTGCCATATCCAGTAgcagaatattttatttcataaacttGAATTTGTCCGGCTTTAAACGCGAAAATAAAGTGGTTAAGCGACGAAATTTGAGATATTCACTTGTTGATGCATTTACAGCctatgtcagaaaaaaaggacCGCGAtaattcatgaagtataaaaagtatatatttaaacaatttttttacctaaaagtatgtacaaaactacgaggcGCAATAAGCTGTttagtctccatcgttgtcgCATATAGCCTGACATCTTCTCGGTATGCGTTAAAGCTTTTCTACGTAGCTCGTCGATAAAGAGaaccagattttgcgaacttgacgcatgAGCTGCTTTAAATTATGGACTGGCCTTCGGGCAAGATGCGTTTTTATAGTTCCCCACACAGTTTCAATGGGGTTGCCGTCTGGGGACTGTGGTTTTGACGATGTGGGATGGTAGGATATAGTATGTTCGCCtacttcagtcgacgttcgatggtgttcatactcacatctattgcgtttacgggagagtttcgaacgacactaacctaagttagcacaagaaaaaaaccggttctttcaCAGACTGTTTGTTATGTAGGCAGTAAGTTGTCGTTTGAATCTCCCGCCAAAGTTTGGTAACGATAAGACGTTACGTTAAAATACTCCGCCGAaaatatgtacgtgtatgtgctcataataatagcagcgtgaCATATTGAAATGTTTCGACTCTCtgactatttgtttattttttatttaattttttttatgaaaacgtaaataaccatataaatccaagttataaactttgaacaaaattcatcaaattttcttaaccctttactgcatgaattaatagcgttggaaaaaaattgtttccggTAGAAATAGCTTTATTTGATTATCAATACAGacatattaaacaaaaacttatGAAAAAGTGTATACTTTGGTTTCTTCTTTAGCGTaaccatataaatataaaaacaagtcataaagtatagaaaatagttgaaaaaaggaaaaactaaagcggtgttattggtgaatggattgctcttttgagagatgattaacaattttttatggccggaattggatggtattgatctgaagaacgtttattttcaacaagacggcgctacgtgtcacacaagcaacgcaaccattgatcttttacgggaaaagtttccggaccgtgttatcactcgaagagg
This genomic window contains:
- the LOC129241845 gene encoding serine protease easter-like isoform X1; the encoded protein is MEFAKCIVLLIFCGLLILTGIRADFTVGACLSYYAGIAYGDCIPIQDCPTLYEIALKPILLVEDVNLLRNSKCGSANNKFYVCCPKDSWLRQSRVSISVPESICQAPNGTPGVCKPIKGCSALMNIAMKEKIAPEEIIYLRSSLCGNANGNFMVCCPVAPNISENEVESTTVATAVPKPEACQTPNGEPGECTSIRDCSPLVNLVTNPDRTEAETALLRKSQCGLANGTILVCCPLRKSVKIRDDPTTEGIFSTQSSSKGIERAQFPEEAVPGTENYRDTTESTRIPSKQNKCGRAVLSKRIFNGKETDIDEFPWTALLVYTNDYDKVDFLCGGALISRNYVLTAAHCADGYIAEDFLLKSVRLGEWNTRTKRDCQEDNRGQELCALPHRDVDVQRITIHPHYNSGTLTNDIALLRLAEYVDLTDFINVICLPLEASLQSELHVGAAAVVAGWGTTETSRHSSVKLKTTITVLNSTQCGVKKARRRITISDKQMCATGNRSDSCYGDSGGPLMLTESQNDEVSYYLIGLVSYGTGECGQKDTRGIYTRVGAYVDWIEDTMTK
- the LOC129241845 gene encoding serine protease easter-like isoform X2, whose amino-acid sequence is MEFAKCIVLLIFCGLLILTGIRADFTVGACLSYYAGIAYGDCIPIQDCPTLYEIALKPILLVEDVNLLRNSKCGSANNKFYVCCPKDSWLRQSRVSISVPESICQAPNGTPGVCKPIKGCSALMNIAMKEKIAPEEIIYLRSSLCGNANGNFMVCCPVAPNISENEVESTTVATVPKPEACQTPNGEPGECTSIRDCSPLVNLVTNPDRTEAETALLRKSQCGLANGTILVCCPLRKSVKIRDDPTTEGIFSTQSSSKGIERAQFPEEAVPGTENYRDTTESTRIPSKQNKCGRAVLSKRIFNGKETDIDEFPWTALLVYTNDYDKVDFLCGGALISRNYVLTAAHCADGYIAEDFLLKSVRLGEWNTRTKRDCQEDNRGQELCALPHRDVDVQRITIHPHYNSGTLTNDIALLRLAEYVDLTDFINVICLPLEASLQSELHVGAAAVVAGWGTTETSRHSSVKLKTTITVLNSTQCGVKKARRRITISDKQMCATGNRSDSCYGDSGGPLMLTESQNDEVSYYLIGLVSYGTGECGQKDTRGIYTRVGAYVDWIEDTMTK